From the genome of Caloenas nicobarica isolate bCalNic1 chromosome 16, bCalNic1.hap1, whole genome shotgun sequence, one region includes:
- the PISD gene encoding phosphatidylserine decarboxylase proenzyme, mitochondrial isoform X1, giving the protein MVRCYKALSNPPPSCYNLRKVKIHVRRLRSGNGGSSSCAGDQHPQLESPGPAGSAGGTPNRRTRFRLQFPQLALRRRLGQLNCMSRPALKLRSWPLTILYYLLPFGALKPLTRVGWRPMSRVALYKSVPTRLLSRAWGRLNQVELPTWLRKPVYSLYIWTFGVNMKEAAVEDLHHYRNLSEFFRRKLKPQARPVCCLHSVISPSDGKILNFGQVKNCEVEQVKGVTYSLESFLGPRISREELRFSQAPPCNSFQQQLVTKEGNELYHCVIYLAPGDYHCFHSPTDWRVSHRRHFPGSLMSVNPGVARWIKELFCHNERVVLTGDWKHGFFSLTAVGATNVGSIRIYFDQDLHTNSPCYSKGSYNDFSFISNNNKEGIPMRKGEHLGEFNLGSTIVLIFEAPKDFKFHLKAGQKIRFGEALGSL; this is encoded by the exons ATGGTGAGATGCTATAAAGCTTTATCTAACCCTCCACCCTCTTGCTACAACCTCCGCAAAGTTAAGATTCATGTCCGGAGGCTGCGTTCAGGGaacggcggcagcagcagctgtgccgGGGACCAGCACCCACAACTGGAGAGTCCAGGCCCGGCTGGCTCTGCCGGTGGTACACCAAATAGGAGAACTCGTTTCAG GTTGCAATTTCCCCAGCTGGCCCTGAGGCGAAGGTTGGGCCAGCTGAACTGTATGTCTAGGCCTGCTCTGAAACTCCGTTCTTGGCCTCTGACTATTCTCTATTATCTTCTGCCTTTCGGTGCTCTTAAACCCTTGACCAGAGTGGGATGGAGGCCTATGAGCAGG GTTGCTTTGTACAAATCGGTACCGACTCGCCTGCTCTCGCGAGCCTGGGGTCGCCTGAACCAGGTGGAGCTGCCCACGTGGCTGCGGAAGCCTGTTTACAGCCTGTACATCTGGACGTTCGGCGTGAACATGAAGGAGGCAGCTGTTGAAGATCTGCACCACTACAGAAACCTCAGCGAGTTCTTCCGCAGGAAGCTGAAACCGCAAGCGCGGCCGGTCTGCTGTTTGCACAGTGTG ATTAGTCCCTCTGATGGAAAGATCCTTAATTTTGGACAGGTAAAAAACTGTGAAGTAGAGCAAGTAAAAGGGGTTACGTATTCTCTGGAATCTTTCTTGGGACCTCGAatcagcagagaggagctgcgTTTTAGCCAGG ctccACCTTGTAACTCTTTTCAGCAACAACTAGTGACCAAGGAGGGGAATGAGCTCTATCACTGTGTGATCTACCTTGCACCAGGGGATTATCACTGCTTCCACTCCCCCACCGACTGGAGGGTGTCACACCGCCGGCACTTCCCAG GCTCTCTGATGTCTGTGAATCCTGGAGTTGCTCGTTGGATCAAGGAACTGTTCTGCCACAATGAACGGGTTGTCCTTACAGGGGACTGGAAACATGGGTTTTTCTCTTTAACAGCTGTTGGAGCAACAAATGTGGGCTCTATCCGCATCTACTTTGACCAG GACTTGCACACCAACAGTCCCTGTTACTCTAAAGGTTCCTACAATGACTTCAGCTTCATATCTAACAACAACAAGGAGGGGATCCCCATGAGGAAAGGAGAACATTTAGGGGAATTTAACTTAGGCTCTACGATCGTGCTAATCTTTGAAGCACCCAAGGACTTCAAATTCCACCTCAAAGCTGGACAGAAAATCCGCTTTGGAGAAGCACTGGGCTCTCTATAG
- the PISD gene encoding phosphatidylserine decarboxylase proenzyme, mitochondrial isoform X3 — protein MCQSNTLQGPDLHTGKWLQFPQLALRRRLGQLNCMSRPALKLRSWPLTILYYLLPFGALKPLTRVGWRPMSRVALYKSVPTRLLSRAWGRLNQVELPTWLRKPVYSLYIWTFGVNMKEAAVEDLHHYRNLSEFFRRKLKPQARPVCCLHSVISPSDGKILNFGQVKNCEVEQVKGVTYSLESFLGPRISREELRFSQAPPCNSFQQQLVTKEGNELYHCVIYLAPGDYHCFHSPTDWRVSHRRHFPGSLMSVNPGVARWIKELFCHNERVVLTGDWKHGFFSLTAVGATNVGSIRIYFDQDLHTNSPCYSKGSYNDFSFISNNNKEGIPMRKGEHLGEFNLGSTIVLIFEAPKDFKFHLKAGQKIRFGEALGSL, from the exons ATGTGTCAGTCAAACACCCTGCAGGGACCAGATCTGCACACAGGGAAATG GTTGCAATTTCCCCAGCTGGCCCTGAGGCGAAGGTTGGGCCAGCTGAACTGTATGTCTAGGCCTGCTCTGAAACTCCGTTCTTGGCCTCTGACTATTCTCTATTATCTTCTGCCTTTCGGTGCTCTTAAACCCTTGACCAGAGTGGGATGGAGGCCTATGAGCAGG GTTGCTTTGTACAAATCGGTACCGACTCGCCTGCTCTCGCGAGCCTGGGGTCGCCTGAACCAGGTGGAGCTGCCCACGTGGCTGCGGAAGCCTGTTTACAGCCTGTACATCTGGACGTTCGGCGTGAACATGAAGGAGGCAGCTGTTGAAGATCTGCACCACTACAGAAACCTCAGCGAGTTCTTCCGCAGGAAGCTGAAACCGCAAGCGCGGCCGGTCTGCTGTTTGCACAGTGTG ATTAGTCCCTCTGATGGAAAGATCCTTAATTTTGGACAGGTAAAAAACTGTGAAGTAGAGCAAGTAAAAGGGGTTACGTATTCTCTGGAATCTTTCTTGGGACCTCGAatcagcagagaggagctgcgTTTTAGCCAGG ctccACCTTGTAACTCTTTTCAGCAACAACTAGTGACCAAGGAGGGGAATGAGCTCTATCACTGTGTGATCTACCTTGCACCAGGGGATTATCACTGCTTCCACTCCCCCACCGACTGGAGGGTGTCACACCGCCGGCACTTCCCAG GCTCTCTGATGTCTGTGAATCCTGGAGTTGCTCGTTGGATCAAGGAACTGTTCTGCCACAATGAACGGGTTGTCCTTACAGGGGACTGGAAACATGGGTTTTTCTCTTTAACAGCTGTTGGAGCAACAAATGTGGGCTCTATCCGCATCTACTTTGACCAG GACTTGCACACCAACAGTCCCTGTTACTCTAAAGGTTCCTACAATGACTTCAGCTTCATATCTAACAACAACAAGGAGGGGATCCCCATGAGGAAAGGAGAACATTTAGGGGAATTTAACTTAGGCTCTACGATCGTGCTAATCTTTGAAGCACCCAAGGACTTCAAATTCCACCTCAAAGCTGGACAGAAAATCCGCTTTGGAGAAGCACTGGGCTCTCTATAG